Proteins found in one Takifugu rubripes chromosome 17, fTakRub1.2, whole genome shotgun sequence genomic segment:
- the dennd1c gene encoding DENN domain-containing protein 1B isoform X1 has product MGSRLKENPERTFYWFFEATCPVARDREPGVQFQFPEDFCDEESCQTLPRFCFPYDIQRVRDGVAVQHFTFVLTDLEGSQRFGFCRLTTSTHTCLCILSYLPWFEVFYKLLNNLADYLKKGQINEMKALLAVLYKQPIPMMSGSVALQMGDQLVVSKEVSHHGGHPEGHQGIPYFIAPDPRSLPSIPENRNLTELIVAVDVGNLLQLYASMLLERRILIFASKLSTLTSCVHALSAVLYPMYWQHIFIPVLPPHLLDYCCAPMPYLIGVHTSLSEKVRGRALEEVVILNVDSNTLETPFDDLKKIPSDVVSGLKVCLKRQAVSPGCGVSRAFLKAQALLFGGYRDALQGQHDGEMVFNEEVFLEHKSSSMRQFLQSAVHLQFFKQFIDSRLDILSKGKEPDDLFEEEIQNCDTTDERRKSSKSYQQLVNNLKKGGVLIHNMKYKANLKANIPLTKSGLKNLLMHKAHREEKLLHRGGSVSHRRAQSDCLQNRLPITQHFGKSRPPRPGYKQKAVGDMQDVTDTSDPWNRAASRPAMRPKDELQMGDEEDEESLLSDPEEMDLLGEIFDTLSTRNLHERGPLYGTRSLDLFGSDSNDFITKYGFPSNPSQESLTLSMSGSGSLHSWNLETPEEKSASDWSHLEESVREEDAAESPAASPEKQGQKCGQMEETKQESVKEVIDGNQEEEEIEDSNNGEEEGKGEEERRASDEIGVSSGEDGNKPEVEELKENGKEKENQITEEDSSCEMMKEAQEAPQQRGEREEKEKTEVSPPHQNTAKQRQEQDAGLETADLQSRVTDEPPQKVSDEAEKRPPLPAPKVLSAVTRLQSQADSQAKEAAENRTSELLQSSEKVQTPANKSKQKSSEEEEEPPLIKVSELKKRFEA; this is encoded by the exons ATGGGCTCCAGACTCAA AGAAAACCCCGAGCGAACCTTCTACTGGTTTTTCGAAGCTACCTGTCCTGTAGCCAGAGACAGAG AACCTGGAGTGCAGTTTCAGTTTCCAgaggacttctgtgatgag GAGTCGTGTCAAACATTACCCAGGTTTTGCTTCCCTTATGACATCCAAAG AGTTCGGGACGGAGTCGCCGTGCAACACTTTACTTTTGTTCTAACCGACCTGGAGGGAAGCCAGAGGTTCGGTTTCTGCCGCCTCACCACCAGTACACACACCTGCCTTTGCATTCTCAG TTATCTCCCCTGGTTTGAAGTGTTTTACAAACTTCTCAACAACTTGGCTGATTACCTCAAAAAAGGACAG ATTAACGAGATGAAAGCACTACTGGCTGTGCTCTACAAGCAGCCAATACCCATGATGTCCGGGTCTGTCGCTCTCCAGATG GGAGACCAGCTAGTGGTCAGCAAAGAGGTGTCCCACCATGGTGGACACCCAGAGGGACACCAGGGG ATTCCGTACTTCATCGCTCCAGACCCCAGAAGTCTCCCTTCCATTCCTGAAAAT AGGAACCTGACGGAGCTGATTGTGGCAGTAGATGTGGggaacctgctgcagctctacGCCAGCATGCTGTTGGAGAGACGCATTCTCATCTTTGCCAGTAAACTCAGCACT CTGACATCGTGCGTGCACGCGCTGAGTGCCGTATTATACCCCATGTATTGGCAACACATCTTCATCCCTGTGCTGCCACCACATCTGTTGGACTACTGCTG CGCGCCCATGCCCTACCTAATTGGGGTCCATACCAGTTTATCTGAG AAGGTGAGGGGTCGTGCGTTGGAGGAAGTCGTCATTCTGAATGTGGATTCCAATACTTTGGAAACCCCATTTGATGACCTTAAGAAGATCCCTTCAGATGTG GTGTCAGGGCTGAAGGTGTGTCTGAAGCGCCAGGCGGTGTCTCCTGGATGTGGCGTGTCGAGGGCCTTTCTGAAAGCTCAGGCACTGCTGTTTGGAGGATACAGGGATGCCCTGCAGGGTCAACAC GACGGGGAAATGGTATTCAATGAGGAGGTGTTTCTAGAACATAAATCTTCCAGTATGAGGCAGTTTCTACAAAGTGCTGTTCACTTACAGTTCTTTAAACAG TTTATTGACAGCCGCCTGGATATTTTAAGCAAAGGGAAGGAGCCTGATGACCTCTTTGAAGAGGAGATTCAAAACTGTGACACAACTGATG agagaagaaaatcaaGCAAATCCTATCAGCAGTTGGTTAATAATTTAAAA aaAGGAGGTGTTCTCATCCATAATATGAAGTACAAAGCAAATCTAAAG GCCAACATCCCTCTCACCAAATCAGGTTTGAAAAACCTGCTTATGCATAAG GCCCACAGAGAAGAGAAATTGCTCCACAGGGGAGGATCGGTGTCACACCGACGGGCCCAGTCCGACTGCCTGCAGAACCGTCTGCCGATCACACAGCACTTTGGAAAG TCACGTCCTCCTCGGCCTGGTTACAAACAGAAGGCTGTTGGGGACATGCAGGATGTGACAGACACCAGCGATCCCTGGAATCG AGCTGCATCCAGGCCTGCAATGAGGCCTAAAGATGAGCTTCAGAtgggtgatgaagaggacgaAGAGTCTCTGCTGAGTGACCCAGAGGAGATGGACCTGCTGGGGGAGATTTTCGACACTCTTAGCACGCGAAACCTCCATGAGCGGGGCCCTCTGTACGGCACACGTAGCCTGGATCTATTTGGATCGGACAGTAACGACTTTATCACAAAG TACGGCTTTCCTTCCAATCCCAGTCAGGAGAGCCTGACTCTGTCCATGAGCGGCAGTGGAAGCCTGCACAGCTGGAATCTGGAAACCCCAGAGGAGAAATCAGCCTCCGATTGGTCACACTTGGAGGAAAGCGTACGAGAAGAAGACGCGGCGGAGAGTCCGGCAGCATCACCTGAAAAGCAGGGGCAAAAAtgtggacagatggaggaaacaaAGCAGGAGAGTGTGAAGGAAGTGATAGATGGTaaccaggaggaagaagaaatcGAAGATAGCAATAacggtgaggaggaggggaagggagaggaagagaggagagccaGTGATGAAATAGGAGTGAGCTCCGGAGAGGATGGAAATAAACCAGAGGTAGAAGAGTTGAAAGAAAATggtaaagaaaaggaaaatcagaTCACAGAAGAAGACAGCAGCTGTGAAATGATGAAAGAAGCACAAGAAGCACCACAGCAAAGAGGAGAgcgggaggagaaagagaagacagaagtGAGTCCCCCACATcaaaacacagcaaagcagCGGCAGGAACAGGACGCCGGGCTGGAAACAGCAGATTTGCAGAGCCGGGTCACAGATGAACCGCCACAAAAAGTGTCAGATGAGGCAGAGAAGAGgccgccacttcctgctcctaAAGTGCTGTCTGCTGTAACACGGCTCCAGTCTCAGGCAGACAGCCAGGCCAAGGAAGCAGCTGAAAACAGAACTAGTGAGCTGCTTCAGAGCAGCGAGAAGGTCCAAACTCCCGCCAATAAATCGAAGCAGAAGagctcagaggaggaagaggagccgccTTTGATCAAGGTGTCTGAGCTCAAGAAGAGATTTGAAGCTTAA
- the dennd1c gene encoding DENN domain-containing protein 1B isoform X3, producing MGSRLKENPERTFYWFFEATCPVARDREPGVQFQFPEDFCDEESCQTLPRFCFPYDIQRVRDGVAVQHFTFVLTDLEGSQRFGFCRLTTSTHTCLCILSYLPWFEVFYKLLNNLADYLKKGQINEMKALLAVLYKQPIPMMSGSVALQMIPYFIAPDPRSLPSIPENRNLTELIVAVDVGNLLQLYASMLLERRILIFASKLSTLTSCVHALSAVLYPMYWQHIFIPVLPPHLLDYCCAPMPYLIGVHTSLSEKVRGRALEEVVILNVDSNTLETPFDDLKKIPSDVVSGLKVCLKRQAVSPGCGVSRAFLKAQALLFGGYRDALQGQHDGEMVFNEEVFLEHKSSSMRQFLQSAVHLQFFKQFIDSRLDILSKGKEPDDLFEEEIQNCDTTDERRKSSKSYQQLVNNLKKGGVLIHNMKYKANLKANIPLTKSGLKNLLMHKAHREEKLLHRGGSVSHRRAQSDCLQNRLPITQHFGKSRPPRPGYKQKAVGDMQDVTDTSDPWNRAASRPAMRPKDELQMGDEEDEESLLSDPEEMDLLGEIFDTLSTRNLHERGPLYGTRSLDLFGSDSNDFITKYGFPSNPSQESLTLSMSGSGSLHSWNLETPEEKSASDWSHLEESVREEDAAESPAASPEKQGQKCGQMEETKQESVKEVIDGNQEEEEIEDSNNGEEEGKGEEERRASDEIGVSSGEDGNKPEVEELKENGKEKENQITEEDSSCEMMKEAQEAPQQRGEREEKEKTEVSPPHQNTAKQRQEQDAGLETADLQSRVTDEPPQKVSDEAEKRPPLPAPKVLSAVTRLQSQADSQAKEAAENRTSELLQSSEKVQTPANKSKQKSSEEEEEPPLIKVSELKKRFEA from the exons ATGGGCTCCAGACTCAA AGAAAACCCCGAGCGAACCTTCTACTGGTTTTTCGAAGCTACCTGTCCTGTAGCCAGAGACAGAG AACCTGGAGTGCAGTTTCAGTTTCCAgaggacttctgtgatgag GAGTCGTGTCAAACATTACCCAGGTTTTGCTTCCCTTATGACATCCAAAG AGTTCGGGACGGAGTCGCCGTGCAACACTTTACTTTTGTTCTAACCGACCTGGAGGGAAGCCAGAGGTTCGGTTTCTGCCGCCTCACCACCAGTACACACACCTGCCTTTGCATTCTCAG TTATCTCCCCTGGTTTGAAGTGTTTTACAAACTTCTCAACAACTTGGCTGATTACCTCAAAAAAGGACAG ATTAACGAGATGAAAGCACTACTGGCTGTGCTCTACAAGCAGCCAATACCCATGATGTCCGGGTCTGTCGCTCTCCAGATG ATTCCGTACTTCATCGCTCCAGACCCCAGAAGTCTCCCTTCCATTCCTGAAAAT AGGAACCTGACGGAGCTGATTGTGGCAGTAGATGTGGggaacctgctgcagctctacGCCAGCATGCTGTTGGAGAGACGCATTCTCATCTTTGCCAGTAAACTCAGCACT CTGACATCGTGCGTGCACGCGCTGAGTGCCGTATTATACCCCATGTATTGGCAACACATCTTCATCCCTGTGCTGCCACCACATCTGTTGGACTACTGCTG CGCGCCCATGCCCTACCTAATTGGGGTCCATACCAGTTTATCTGAG AAGGTGAGGGGTCGTGCGTTGGAGGAAGTCGTCATTCTGAATGTGGATTCCAATACTTTGGAAACCCCATTTGATGACCTTAAGAAGATCCCTTCAGATGTG GTGTCAGGGCTGAAGGTGTGTCTGAAGCGCCAGGCGGTGTCTCCTGGATGTGGCGTGTCGAGGGCCTTTCTGAAAGCTCAGGCACTGCTGTTTGGAGGATACAGGGATGCCCTGCAGGGTCAACAC GACGGGGAAATGGTATTCAATGAGGAGGTGTTTCTAGAACATAAATCTTCCAGTATGAGGCAGTTTCTACAAAGTGCTGTTCACTTACAGTTCTTTAAACAG TTTATTGACAGCCGCCTGGATATTTTAAGCAAAGGGAAGGAGCCTGATGACCTCTTTGAAGAGGAGATTCAAAACTGTGACACAACTGATG agagaagaaaatcaaGCAAATCCTATCAGCAGTTGGTTAATAATTTAAAA aaAGGAGGTGTTCTCATCCATAATATGAAGTACAAAGCAAATCTAAAG GCCAACATCCCTCTCACCAAATCAGGTTTGAAAAACCTGCTTATGCATAAG GCCCACAGAGAAGAGAAATTGCTCCACAGGGGAGGATCGGTGTCACACCGACGGGCCCAGTCCGACTGCCTGCAGAACCGTCTGCCGATCACACAGCACTTTGGAAAG TCACGTCCTCCTCGGCCTGGTTACAAACAGAAGGCTGTTGGGGACATGCAGGATGTGACAGACACCAGCGATCCCTGGAATCG AGCTGCATCCAGGCCTGCAATGAGGCCTAAAGATGAGCTTCAGAtgggtgatgaagaggacgaAGAGTCTCTGCTGAGTGACCCAGAGGAGATGGACCTGCTGGGGGAGATTTTCGACACTCTTAGCACGCGAAACCTCCATGAGCGGGGCCCTCTGTACGGCACACGTAGCCTGGATCTATTTGGATCGGACAGTAACGACTTTATCACAAAG TACGGCTTTCCTTCCAATCCCAGTCAGGAGAGCCTGACTCTGTCCATGAGCGGCAGTGGAAGCCTGCACAGCTGGAATCTGGAAACCCCAGAGGAGAAATCAGCCTCCGATTGGTCACACTTGGAGGAAAGCGTACGAGAAGAAGACGCGGCGGAGAGTCCGGCAGCATCACCTGAAAAGCAGGGGCAAAAAtgtggacagatggaggaaacaaAGCAGGAGAGTGTGAAGGAAGTGATAGATGGTaaccaggaggaagaagaaatcGAAGATAGCAATAacggtgaggaggaggggaagggagaggaagagaggagagccaGTGATGAAATAGGAGTGAGCTCCGGAGAGGATGGAAATAAACCAGAGGTAGAAGAGTTGAAAGAAAATggtaaagaaaaggaaaatcagaTCACAGAAGAAGACAGCAGCTGTGAAATGATGAAAGAAGCACAAGAAGCACCACAGCAAAGAGGAGAgcgggaggagaaagagaagacagaagtGAGTCCCCCACATcaaaacacagcaaagcagCGGCAGGAACAGGACGCCGGGCTGGAAACAGCAGATTTGCAGAGCCGGGTCACAGATGAACCGCCACAAAAAGTGTCAGATGAGGCAGAGAAGAGgccgccacttcctgctcctaAAGTGCTGTCTGCTGTAACACGGCTCCAGTCTCAGGCAGACAGCCAGGCCAAGGAAGCAGCTGAAAACAGAACTAGTGAGCTGCTTCAGAGCAGCGAGAAGGTCCAAACTCCCGCCAATAAATCGAAGCAGAAGagctcagaggaggaagaggagccgccTTTGATCAAGGTGTCTGAGCTCAAGAAGAGATTTGAAGCTTAA
- the dennd1c gene encoding DENN domain-containing protein 1B isoform X2: protein MGSRLKENPERTFYWFFEATCPVARDREPGVQFQFPEDFCDEESCQTLPRFCFPYDIQRVRDGVAVQHFTFVLTDLEGSQRFGFCRLTTSTHTCLCILSYLPWFEVFYKLLNNLADYLKKGQINEMKALLAVLYKQPIPMMSGSVALQMGDQLVVSKEVSHHGGHPEGHQGIPYFIAPDPRSLPSIPENRNLTELIVAVDVGNLLQLYASMLLERRILIFASKLSTLTSCVHALSAVLYPMYWQHIFIPVLPPHLLDYCCAPMPYLIGVHTSLSEKVRGRALEEVVILNVDSNTLETPFDDLKKIPSDVVSGLKVCLKRQAVSPGCGVSRAFLKAQALLFGGYRDALQGQHDGEMVFNEEVFLEHKSSSMRQFLQSAVHLQFFKQFIDSRLDILSKGKEPDDLFEEEIQNCDTTDERRKSSKSYQQLVNNLKKGGVLIHNMKYKANLKANIPLTKSGLKNLLMHKAHREEKLLHRGGSVSHRRAQSDCLQNRLPITQHFGKKAVGDMQDVTDTSDPWNRAASRPAMRPKDELQMGDEEDEESLLSDPEEMDLLGEIFDTLSTRNLHERGPLYGTRSLDLFGSDSNDFITKYGFPSNPSQESLTLSMSGSGSLHSWNLETPEEKSASDWSHLEESVREEDAAESPAASPEKQGQKCGQMEETKQESVKEVIDGNQEEEEIEDSNNGEEEGKGEEERRASDEIGVSSGEDGNKPEVEELKENGKEKENQITEEDSSCEMMKEAQEAPQQRGEREEKEKTEVSPPHQNTAKQRQEQDAGLETADLQSRVTDEPPQKVSDEAEKRPPLPAPKVLSAVTRLQSQADSQAKEAAENRTSELLQSSEKVQTPANKSKQKSSEEEEEPPLIKVSELKKRFEA from the exons ATGGGCTCCAGACTCAA AGAAAACCCCGAGCGAACCTTCTACTGGTTTTTCGAAGCTACCTGTCCTGTAGCCAGAGACAGAG AACCTGGAGTGCAGTTTCAGTTTCCAgaggacttctgtgatgag GAGTCGTGTCAAACATTACCCAGGTTTTGCTTCCCTTATGACATCCAAAG AGTTCGGGACGGAGTCGCCGTGCAACACTTTACTTTTGTTCTAACCGACCTGGAGGGAAGCCAGAGGTTCGGTTTCTGCCGCCTCACCACCAGTACACACACCTGCCTTTGCATTCTCAG TTATCTCCCCTGGTTTGAAGTGTTTTACAAACTTCTCAACAACTTGGCTGATTACCTCAAAAAAGGACAG ATTAACGAGATGAAAGCACTACTGGCTGTGCTCTACAAGCAGCCAATACCCATGATGTCCGGGTCTGTCGCTCTCCAGATG GGAGACCAGCTAGTGGTCAGCAAAGAGGTGTCCCACCATGGTGGACACCCAGAGGGACACCAGGGG ATTCCGTACTTCATCGCTCCAGACCCCAGAAGTCTCCCTTCCATTCCTGAAAAT AGGAACCTGACGGAGCTGATTGTGGCAGTAGATGTGGggaacctgctgcagctctacGCCAGCATGCTGTTGGAGAGACGCATTCTCATCTTTGCCAGTAAACTCAGCACT CTGACATCGTGCGTGCACGCGCTGAGTGCCGTATTATACCCCATGTATTGGCAACACATCTTCATCCCTGTGCTGCCACCACATCTGTTGGACTACTGCTG CGCGCCCATGCCCTACCTAATTGGGGTCCATACCAGTTTATCTGAG AAGGTGAGGGGTCGTGCGTTGGAGGAAGTCGTCATTCTGAATGTGGATTCCAATACTTTGGAAACCCCATTTGATGACCTTAAGAAGATCCCTTCAGATGTG GTGTCAGGGCTGAAGGTGTGTCTGAAGCGCCAGGCGGTGTCTCCTGGATGTGGCGTGTCGAGGGCCTTTCTGAAAGCTCAGGCACTGCTGTTTGGAGGATACAGGGATGCCCTGCAGGGTCAACAC GACGGGGAAATGGTATTCAATGAGGAGGTGTTTCTAGAACATAAATCTTCCAGTATGAGGCAGTTTCTACAAAGTGCTGTTCACTTACAGTTCTTTAAACAG TTTATTGACAGCCGCCTGGATATTTTAAGCAAAGGGAAGGAGCCTGATGACCTCTTTGAAGAGGAGATTCAAAACTGTGACACAACTGATG agagaagaaaatcaaGCAAATCCTATCAGCAGTTGGTTAATAATTTAAAA aaAGGAGGTGTTCTCATCCATAATATGAAGTACAAAGCAAATCTAAAG GCCAACATCCCTCTCACCAAATCAGGTTTGAAAAACCTGCTTATGCATAAG GCCCACAGAGAAGAGAAATTGCTCCACAGGGGAGGATCGGTGTCACACCGACGGGCCCAGTCCGACTGCCTGCAGAACCGTCTGCCGATCACACAGCACTTTGGAAAG AAGGCTGTTGGGGACATGCAGGATGTGACAGACACCAGCGATCCCTGGAATCG AGCTGCATCCAGGCCTGCAATGAGGCCTAAAGATGAGCTTCAGAtgggtgatgaagaggacgaAGAGTCTCTGCTGAGTGACCCAGAGGAGATGGACCTGCTGGGGGAGATTTTCGACACTCTTAGCACGCGAAACCTCCATGAGCGGGGCCCTCTGTACGGCACACGTAGCCTGGATCTATTTGGATCGGACAGTAACGACTTTATCACAAAG TACGGCTTTCCTTCCAATCCCAGTCAGGAGAGCCTGACTCTGTCCATGAGCGGCAGTGGAAGCCTGCACAGCTGGAATCTGGAAACCCCAGAGGAGAAATCAGCCTCCGATTGGTCACACTTGGAGGAAAGCGTACGAGAAGAAGACGCGGCGGAGAGTCCGGCAGCATCACCTGAAAAGCAGGGGCAAAAAtgtggacagatggaggaaacaaAGCAGGAGAGTGTGAAGGAAGTGATAGATGGTaaccaggaggaagaagaaatcGAAGATAGCAATAacggtgaggaggaggggaagggagaggaagagaggagagccaGTGATGAAATAGGAGTGAGCTCCGGAGAGGATGGAAATAAACCAGAGGTAGAAGAGTTGAAAGAAAATggtaaagaaaaggaaaatcagaTCACAGAAGAAGACAGCAGCTGTGAAATGATGAAAGAAGCACAAGAAGCACCACAGCAAAGAGGAGAgcgggaggagaaagagaagacagaagtGAGTCCCCCACATcaaaacacagcaaagcagCGGCAGGAACAGGACGCCGGGCTGGAAACAGCAGATTTGCAGAGCCGGGTCACAGATGAACCGCCACAAAAAGTGTCAGATGAGGCAGAGAAGAGgccgccacttcctgctcctaAAGTGCTGTCTGCTGTAACACGGCTCCAGTCTCAGGCAGACAGCCAGGCCAAGGAAGCAGCTGAAAACAGAACTAGTGAGCTGCTTCAGAGCAGCGAGAAGGTCCAAACTCCCGCCAATAAATCGAAGCAGAAGagctcagaggaggaagaggagccgccTTTGATCAAGGTGTCTGAGCTCAAGAAGAGATTTGAAGCTTAA
- the slc25a4 gene encoding ADP/ATP translocase 1 (The RefSeq protein has 2 substitutions compared to this genomic sequence): MADGVVSFMKDFLAGGIAAAISKTAVAPIERVKLLLQVQHASKQITVETQYKGIIDCVVRIPKEQGFISFWRGNLANVIRYFPTQALNFAFKDKYKKIFLGGVDQKTQFWRYFAGNLASGGAAGATSLCFVYPLDFARTRLAADIGKGSAEREFTGLGNCITKIFKTDGLKGLYLGFNVSVQGIIIYRAAYFGCFDTAKGMLPDPKNTHIIVSWMIAQTVTAVAGLISYPFDTVRRRMMMQSGRKGADIMYKGTIDCWRKILKDEGGKAFFRGAWSNVIRGMGGAFVLVLYDEIKKYTY; encoded by the exons ATGGCGGACGGTGTGGTTAGTTTCATGAAGGACTTTTTGGCTGGTGGGATTGCTGCTGCAATTTCTAAAACAGCCGTGGCTCCTATTGAGAGGGTCAAGTTGTTGCTGCAG GTCCAGCATGCCAGCAAACAGATCACCGTAGAGACACAGTACAAAGGAATCATCGACTGTGTGGTGAGAATCCCCAAAGAGCAGGGATTTATTTCATTCTGGAGGGGCAACTTGGCCAACGTCATCCGGTACTTCCCTACCCAAGCCCTCAACTTTGCTTTTAAAGACAAGTACAAGAAGATCTTCCTCGGCGGCGTGGATCAGAAGACACAGTTCTGGCGATACTTCGCTGGTAATCTTGCGTCCGGCGGCGCCGCTGGTGCCACTTCCCTCTGCTTCGTGTATCCCCTCGACTTCGCCAGAACAAGACTGGCCGCCGACATCGGCAAGGGTTCCGCAGAGAGGGAGTTCACCGGCCTTGGAAACTGCATCACCAAGATCTTCAAAACCGACGGCCTCAAAGGGCTTTACCTCGGATTCAACGTGTCCGTGCAGGGCATCATCATCTACAGAGCCGCTTACTTCGGCTGCTTCGACACAGCCAAAG GTATGCTGCCAGACCCCAAGAACACGCACATCATTGTCAGCTGGATGATCGCCCAGACTGTGACCGCTGTAGCCGGTCTGATCTCGTACCCCTTCGACACCGTCAGACGTCGTATGATGATGCAGTCCGGACGCAAAGGAG CCGACATCATGTACACGGGCACAATCGACTGCTGGAGGAAGATTCTGAAGGACGAGGGGGGAAAAGCCTTCTTCAAGGGTGCCTGGTCTAACGTGATCAGAGGCATGGGCGGTGCCTTTGTGCTGGTGCTGTACGACGAGATCAAGAAGTACACGTACTAA
- the ufsp2 gene encoding ufm1-specific protease 2 has translation MGLGDPPSCETAAYLRVRGSLELKCLLESTDARLITETISATFEKLHSQVNAESCVFVVTGSPIIIWPNKDFQTIPEEITPQTLCKDIHQWIQKDDQDSAGRRSSKKKIKRKTEASVINLQLMRDLTTPAPAVAPVLSVKTKKSHFLSAALPMDCVIQTTSNDTVKEAFQRLLTAMTDQLHEMEKVMLQHMKGTTLLVPEPLHFLLPEPNGLVTVVYPAGVPDSQLEMRRQELHRQYELPNDRPYFRRANVYHFPNEPYKHGYLRNPHLALTDPSLVDGKVYLVQGVYSYHHYMQDRMDDKGWGCAYRSLQTICSWFRQQAYVESPVPTHKDIQQALVDVGDKPASFVGSRQWIGSIEVQAVLSHLLGVTSKIMFVSRGSDLGSKGRELANHFLTEGTPIMIGGGVLAHTILGVAWSETTGDIRYLILDPHYTGAEDLQVIAEKGWCGWKGPNFWDQTAYYNLCLPQRPKAI, from the exons ATG GGTCTTGGGGACCCTCCATCCTGTGAAACGGCAGCATATCTTCGTGTTAGAGGGTCGTTGGAGCTCAAATGTCTGCTGGAGAGCACAGATG ctCGACTCATCACCGAAACAATCTCAGCAACGTTTGAGAAGCTTCACTCTCAGGTGAACGCTGAATCCTGTGTTTTTGTGGTCACTGGTAGTCCGATTATCATTTGGCCAAATAAAGATTTTCAAACAATACCTGAGGAAATCACTCCTCAAACGTTGTGTAAAGACATACATCAATGGATACA GAAAGATGACCAGGACAGTGCTGGGAGGAGATCCtcgaaaaagaaaatcaaaagaaagacTGAAGCA AGTGTCATTAACCTACAACTAATGAGGGACCTGACGACACCGGCACCTGCTGTAGCCCCAGTCCTCAGCGTAAAAACCAAGAAATCCCACTTCCTGTCCGCAGCTCTCCCCATGGACTGTGTCATCCAAACCACCAGCAACGACACCGTGAAAGA GGCTTTCCAACGCCTCTTGACGGCCATGACGGATCAGCTGCACGAGATGGAGAaagtgatgctgcagcacaTGAAGGGGACGACGCTGCTGGTACCTGAACCGCTCCACTTCCTACTTCCAGAACCGAACGGACTCGTGACTGTGGTTTATCCTGCAGGAGTGCCTGACAGCCAGCTGGAAATGCGGCGCCAG GAATTACACCGGCAGTATGAGTTGCCAAATGACAGGCCCTATTTTAGAAGAGCCAATGTTTACCACTTTCCCAATGAGCCCTACAAACATGGATATCTACGAAACCCCCACCTGGCCCTCACAGATCCCTCTCTGGTTGATGGAAAG GTGTACTTGGTTCAGGGCGTCTACAGTTACCACCACTACATGCAGGACCGTATGGATGACAAAGGCTGGGGCTGTGCTTATCGCTCCCTCCAGAccatctgctcctggttccGCCAGCAAGCCTACGTAGAGAGTCCAGTGCCCACACACAAGGACATCCAGCAG GCTCTGGTGGATGTTGGAGACAAACCAGCGTCCTTTGTGGGATCCCGTCAGTGGATCGGATCCATCGAGGTTCAGGCGGTTCTGAGCCACCTGCTTGGAGTCACATCAAAAATCATGTTTGTAAG TCGAGGTTCTGATTTGGGTTCCAAAGGCAGAGAACTGGCAAACCATTTCCTTACAGAAGGAACTCCGATCATGATTG GAGGGGGGGTTTTGGCCCACACTATTCTTGGCGTAGCGTGGAGCGAGACCACCGGAGATATTCGCTATCTCATCCTGGATCCACACTACACCGGAGCGGAGGACCTGCAGGTTATCGCGGAAAAG GGTTGGTGCGGATGGAAAGGACCCAACTTTTGGGATCAAACAGCCTATTATAACCTTTGCCTTCCTCAGAGGCCCAAGGCCATCTGA